One window of the Pieris brassicae chromosome 2, ilPieBrab1.1, whole genome shotgun sequence genome contains the following:
- the LOC123720708 gene encoding reticulon-3-B isoform X3, with amino-acid sequence MASSGPSLCSVLDPHAWFDPQRLHPEVEALVYWRNAARSGAALGAGLVLLVALACCSVVSVFAYCSLLALSAAVAFRIYKNVLQAVQKTNEGHPFKWLLERDVSVSAERAQALAASATAHLNAALHELRRLFLVEDLVDSLKFGVLLWCLTYLGACFNGITLVILGWIALFTLPKAYEMNKAQVDANLELARAKINEITAKVRAAVPLGRKTESDKEK; translated from the exons ATGGCGAGCTCGGGACCCTCTCTCTGCAGCGTACTCGACCCGC ATGCTTGGTTCGACCCGCAGAGACTACACCCTGAAG TGGAGGCGCTGGTATACTGGCGCAATGCAGCACGATCGGGTGCAGCACTGGGTGCTGGATTAGTCCTGCTGGTGGCACTGGCCTGTTGCTCCGTGGTGTCCGTATTTGCTTACTGCTCACTGCTGGCACTTTCTGCCGCTGTCGCTTTCcgtatatacaaaaatgttcttCAGGCCGTTCAGAAGACCAATGAAGGACACCCCTTCAA ATGGCTGCTGGAACGGGACGTGAGCGTGAGCGCGGAGCGAGCACAGGCGCTGGCCGCCTCCGCTACGGCACACCTTAACGCCGCCCTGCACGAGCTTCGCAG GTTGTTCCTGGTAGAGGATCTGGTGGACTCTCTGAAGTTTGGAGTTCTGCTGTGGTGCCTCACATACCTCGGGGCATGCTTTAACGGCATCACGCTCGTCATACTCG GCTGGATAGCGCTTTTCACGCTGCCTAAGGCTTATGAGATGAACAAGGCGCAAGTTGACGCTAATCTGGAACTAGCGCGCGCAAAGATCAACGAGATTACCGCTAA gGTCCGCGCAGCTGTACCCTTGGGCAGGAAGACAGAGAGTGACAAGGAAAAGTAG
- the LOC123720237 gene encoding serine palmitoyltransferase 2 isoform X1 produces MAAFKRNGCVPPITFNHSIKSQRTTNDTNSKLINGNVNQPSNGYTKIAQQSNGVTKMSRGKSNEAPWIDWSKEETYSGSFEKSSLLTAALTHAGLYILMFLGFINQLFFKPKVATERNREGYAPLYNPFEQFFSRYLYRRVRHCFNLPVTSTPAAEVTLKERATDDYNWTFRFTGEEKTYINLGSYNYLGFAEPRGECADAAEEAAKRYGLALASSRAELGTCNLHRELEKTTADFLGVEDAIVFGMGFATNSMGVPGLIGEGSLVISDENNHASLILGLRLARVTVRVFKHNDMKHLETLVRRAIVEGKWKRIVVVVEGVYSMEGSLVPLRALVALKKRYGLYLYLDEAHSVGAMGPRGRGVTDYSGVDPRDIDILMGTFTKSFGAAGGYIAGSRRLIDSVRARGHGHTYAHSMSPPVAAQVVAAMRAIASPAGAARVAVLRDNTRYFREKLRSLGVITFGHIDSPVVPMLVYTFSKMAATVERLQERRVATVGVGFPATPLNKARIRFCLSAAHNRAQLDECLAAIEAVADEIGLRYSRKA; encoded by the exons ATGGCGGCGTTTAAAAGAAATGGTTGTGTTCCTCCTATTACCTTTAACCATTCCATAAAATCTCAACGCACTACAAATGATacaaatagtaaattaatcaatggaAATGTGAATCAGCCTTCAAATGGTTACACTAAAATTGCTCAACAGAGCAATGGCGTTACG aAAATGTCTAGAGGGAAAAGTAATGAGGCGCCATGGATCGATTGGTCAAAGGAAGAGACCTACTCGGGCTCCTTTGAGAAGTCCTCACTGCTCACCGCAGCGCTTACGCACGCTGGCCTCTACATACTCATGTTCCTTGGCTTCATAAACCAATTGTTCTTCAAACCCAAGGTCGCCACCGAAAGAAATCGAGAG GGATATGCGCCATTGTACAACCCGTTTGAGCAATTCTTCTCGCGCTACCTGTACCGTCGAGTGAGACACTGCTTCAACTTGCCCGTCACATCGACACCCGCCGCTGAGGTCACGCTAAAGGAACGTGCTACTGATGATTACAACTGGACCTTCAG ATTCACCGGGGAGGAAAAGACATATATAAACCTGGGTTCCTACAACTACTTAGGTTTTGCGGAACCGCGCGGCGAATGTGCGGATGCCGCTGAAGAGGCTGCAAAACGATATGGCCTCGCGCTTGCTTCATCGCGTGCGGAGTTGGGCACCTGTAACCTGCATCGCGAGCTTGAGAAGACCACTGCAGACTTCCTCGGCGTGGAG GACGCGATCGTGTTCGGGATGGGTTTCGCGACCAACTCAATGGGAGTGCCTGGACTGATCGGGGAGGGGTCATTGGTGATAAGTGACGAGAATAATCACGCCTCCCTCATCCTGGGTTTGCGTTTAGCACGTGTCACTGTGCGAGTCTTCAAACACAACGACATGAAACATCTTGAAACACTCGTGCGTCGCGCTATTGTTGAGGGGAAATGGAAGCGGATCGTTGTg GTGGTGGAAGGTGTTTACAGTATGGAGGGGTCCCTTGTTCCCCTACGCGCCTTAGTAGCGTTAAAGAAGCGTTACGGGCTTTATCTGTACCTAGACGAGGCGCACTCGGTTGGCGCTATGGGCCCCCGCGGCCGTGGAGTCACGGACTACAGCGGAGTGGATCCACGAGACATCGATATACTTATGGGGACCTTCACGAAGAGTTTTGGCGCTGCCGGCGGGTATATAGCCGGTTCCCGTCGACTAATCGACAGTGTGCGTGCCCGCGGCCATGGCCACACGTACGCACATTCTATGTCGCCACCTGTAGCCGCGCAGGTGGTGGCCGCCATGCGCGCCATCGCCTCACCAGCTGGTGCGGCACGCGTGGCCGTTCTACGCGATAACACACGCTACTTCCGCGAAAAGTTACGCTCCCTGGGGGTTATAACATTCGGACATATTGACTCTCCCGTTGTGCCAATGTTGGTGTACACATTTAGCAAGATGGCGGCCACAGTCGAGAGGCTGCAAGAGCGCCGTGTCGCTACTGTTGGTGTCGGCTTTCCTGCTACTCCTCTGAATAAGGCGCGCATACG GTTTTGCTTATCAGCTGCGCATAATCGAGCACAGCTAGACGAATGCCTAGCAGCAATAGAAGCCGTTGCGGACGAGATAGGTCTTCGATACTCGCGCAAAGCCTAG
- the LOC123720708 gene encoding reticulon-3-B isoform X6, with protein sequence MASSGPSLCSVLDPLEALVYWRNAARSGAALGAGLVLLVALACCSVVSVFAYCSLLALSAAVAFRIYKNVLQAVQKTNEGHPFKWLLERDVSVSAERAQALAASATAHLNAALHELRRLFLVEDLVDSLKFGVLLWCLTYLGACFNGITLVILGWIALFTLPKAYEMNKAQVDANLELARAKINEITAKVRAAVPLGRKTESDKEK encoded by the exons ATGGCGAGCTCGGGACCCTCTCTCTGCAGCGTACTCGACCCGC TGGAGGCGCTGGTATACTGGCGCAATGCAGCACGATCGGGTGCAGCACTGGGTGCTGGATTAGTCCTGCTGGTGGCACTGGCCTGTTGCTCCGTGGTGTCCGTATTTGCTTACTGCTCACTGCTGGCACTTTCTGCCGCTGTCGCTTTCcgtatatacaaaaatgttcttCAGGCCGTTCAGAAGACCAATGAAGGACACCCCTTCAA ATGGCTGCTGGAACGGGACGTGAGCGTGAGCGCGGAGCGAGCACAGGCGCTGGCCGCCTCCGCTACGGCACACCTTAACGCCGCCCTGCACGAGCTTCGCAG GTTGTTCCTGGTAGAGGATCTGGTGGACTCTCTGAAGTTTGGAGTTCTGCTGTGGTGCCTCACATACCTCGGGGCATGCTTTAACGGCATCACGCTCGTCATACTCG GCTGGATAGCGCTTTTCACGCTGCCTAAGGCTTATGAGATGAACAAGGCGCAAGTTGACGCTAATCTGGAACTAGCGCGCGCAAAGATCAACGAGATTACCGCTAA gGTCCGCGCAGCTGTACCCTTGGGCAGGAAGACAGAGAGTGACAAGGAAAAGTAG
- the LOC123720708 gene encoding reticulon-3-B isoform X5 — protein sequence MGPGDDAVTHAWFDPQRLHPEVEALVYWRNAARSGAALGAGLVLLVALACCSVVSVFAYCSLLALSAAVAFRIYKNVLQAVQKTNEGHPFKWLLERDVSVSAERAQALAASATAHLNAALHELRRLFLVEDLVDSLKFGVLLWCLTYLGACFNGITLVILGWIALFTLPKAYEMNKAQVDANLELARAKINEITAKVRAAVPLGRKTESDKEK from the exons ATGGGACCAGGAGATGATGCAGTTACAC ATGCTTGGTTCGACCCGCAGAGACTACACCCTGAAG TGGAGGCGCTGGTATACTGGCGCAATGCAGCACGATCGGGTGCAGCACTGGGTGCTGGATTAGTCCTGCTGGTGGCACTGGCCTGTTGCTCCGTGGTGTCCGTATTTGCTTACTGCTCACTGCTGGCACTTTCTGCCGCTGTCGCTTTCcgtatatacaaaaatgttcttCAGGCCGTTCAGAAGACCAATGAAGGACACCCCTTCAA ATGGCTGCTGGAACGGGACGTGAGCGTGAGCGCGGAGCGAGCACAGGCGCTGGCCGCCTCCGCTACGGCACACCTTAACGCCGCCCTGCACGAGCTTCGCAG GTTGTTCCTGGTAGAGGATCTGGTGGACTCTCTGAAGTTTGGAGTTCTGCTGTGGTGCCTCACATACCTCGGGGCATGCTTTAACGGCATCACGCTCGTCATACTCG GCTGGATAGCGCTTTTCACGCTGCCTAAGGCTTATGAGATGAACAAGGCGCAAGTTGACGCTAATCTGGAACTAGCGCGCGCAAAGATCAACGAGATTACCGCTAA gGTCCGCGCAGCTGTACCCTTGGGCAGGAAGACAGAGAGTGACAAGGAAAAGTAG
- the LOC123720708 gene encoding reticulon-3-B isoform X7, giving the protein MGPGDDAVTLEALVYWRNAARSGAALGAGLVLLVALACCSVVSVFAYCSLLALSAAVAFRIYKNVLQAVQKTNEGHPFKWLLERDVSVSAERAQALAASATAHLNAALHELRRLFLVEDLVDSLKFGVLLWCLTYLGACFNGITLVILGWIALFTLPKAYEMNKAQVDANLELARAKINEITAKVRAAVPLGRKTESDKEK; this is encoded by the exons ATGGGACCAGGAGATGATGCAGTTACAC TGGAGGCGCTGGTATACTGGCGCAATGCAGCACGATCGGGTGCAGCACTGGGTGCTGGATTAGTCCTGCTGGTGGCACTGGCCTGTTGCTCCGTGGTGTCCGTATTTGCTTACTGCTCACTGCTGGCACTTTCTGCCGCTGTCGCTTTCcgtatatacaaaaatgttcttCAGGCCGTTCAGAAGACCAATGAAGGACACCCCTTCAA ATGGCTGCTGGAACGGGACGTGAGCGTGAGCGCGGAGCGAGCACAGGCGCTGGCCGCCTCCGCTACGGCACACCTTAACGCCGCCCTGCACGAGCTTCGCAG GTTGTTCCTGGTAGAGGATCTGGTGGACTCTCTGAAGTTTGGAGTTCTGCTGTGGTGCCTCACATACCTCGGGGCATGCTTTAACGGCATCACGCTCGTCATACTCG GCTGGATAGCGCTTTTCACGCTGCCTAAGGCTTATGAGATGAACAAGGCGCAAGTTGACGCTAATCTGGAACTAGCGCGCGCAAAGATCAACGAGATTACCGCTAA gGTCCGCGCAGCTGTACCCTTGGGCAGGAAGACAGAGAGTGACAAGGAAAAGTAG
- the LOC123720708 gene encoding reticulon-3-B isoform X4, which yields MARPKQSPRHAAQYVELPPRGPVEALVYWRNAARSGAALGAGLVLLVALACCSVVSVFAYCSLLALSAAVAFRIYKNVLQAVQKTNEGHPFKWLLERDVSVSAERAQALAASATAHLNAALHELRRLFLVEDLVDSLKFGVLLWCLTYLGACFNGITLVILGWIALFTLPKAYEMNKAQVDANLELARAKINEITAKVRAAVPLGRKTESDKEK from the exons ATGGCGCGCCCGAAGCAGTCGCCTCGCCACGCCGCGCAGTACGTTGAACTCCCACCGCGAGGACCAG TGGAGGCGCTGGTATACTGGCGCAATGCAGCACGATCGGGTGCAGCACTGGGTGCTGGATTAGTCCTGCTGGTGGCACTGGCCTGTTGCTCCGTGGTGTCCGTATTTGCTTACTGCTCACTGCTGGCACTTTCTGCCGCTGTCGCTTTCcgtatatacaaaaatgttcttCAGGCCGTTCAGAAGACCAATGAAGGACACCCCTTCAA ATGGCTGCTGGAACGGGACGTGAGCGTGAGCGCGGAGCGAGCACAGGCGCTGGCCGCCTCCGCTACGGCACACCTTAACGCCGCCCTGCACGAGCTTCGCAG GTTGTTCCTGGTAGAGGATCTGGTGGACTCTCTGAAGTTTGGAGTTCTGCTGTGGTGCCTCACATACCTCGGGGCATGCTTTAACGGCATCACGCTCGTCATACTCG GCTGGATAGCGCTTTTCACGCTGCCTAAGGCTTATGAGATGAACAAGGCGCAAGTTGACGCTAATCTGGAACTAGCGCGCGCAAAGATCAACGAGATTACCGCTAA gGTCCGCGCAGCTGTACCCTTGGGCAGGAAGACAGAGAGTGACAAGGAAAAGTAG
- the LOC123720237 gene encoding serine palmitoyltransferase 2 isoform X2, which produces MSRGKSNEAPWIDWSKEETYSGSFEKSSLLTAALTHAGLYILMFLGFINQLFFKPKVATERNREGYAPLYNPFEQFFSRYLYRRVRHCFNLPVTSTPAAEVTLKERATDDYNWTFRFTGEEKTYINLGSYNYLGFAEPRGECADAAEEAAKRYGLALASSRAELGTCNLHRELEKTTADFLGVEDAIVFGMGFATNSMGVPGLIGEGSLVISDENNHASLILGLRLARVTVRVFKHNDMKHLETLVRRAIVEGKWKRIVVVVEGVYSMEGSLVPLRALVALKKRYGLYLYLDEAHSVGAMGPRGRGVTDYSGVDPRDIDILMGTFTKSFGAAGGYIAGSRRLIDSVRARGHGHTYAHSMSPPVAAQVVAAMRAIASPAGAARVAVLRDNTRYFREKLRSLGVITFGHIDSPVVPMLVYTFSKMAATVERLQERRVATVGVGFPATPLNKARIRFCLSAAHNRAQLDECLAAIEAVADEIGLRYSRKA; this is translated from the exons ATGTCTAGAGGGAAAAGTAATGAGGCGCCATGGATCGATTGGTCAAAGGAAGAGACCTACTCGGGCTCCTTTGAGAAGTCCTCACTGCTCACCGCAGCGCTTACGCACGCTGGCCTCTACATACTCATGTTCCTTGGCTTCATAAACCAATTGTTCTTCAAACCCAAGGTCGCCACCGAAAGAAATCGAGAG GGATATGCGCCATTGTACAACCCGTTTGAGCAATTCTTCTCGCGCTACCTGTACCGTCGAGTGAGACACTGCTTCAACTTGCCCGTCACATCGACACCCGCCGCTGAGGTCACGCTAAAGGAACGTGCTACTGATGATTACAACTGGACCTTCAG ATTCACCGGGGAGGAAAAGACATATATAAACCTGGGTTCCTACAACTACTTAGGTTTTGCGGAACCGCGCGGCGAATGTGCGGATGCCGCTGAAGAGGCTGCAAAACGATATGGCCTCGCGCTTGCTTCATCGCGTGCGGAGTTGGGCACCTGTAACCTGCATCGCGAGCTTGAGAAGACCACTGCAGACTTCCTCGGCGTGGAG GACGCGATCGTGTTCGGGATGGGTTTCGCGACCAACTCAATGGGAGTGCCTGGACTGATCGGGGAGGGGTCATTGGTGATAAGTGACGAGAATAATCACGCCTCCCTCATCCTGGGTTTGCGTTTAGCACGTGTCACTGTGCGAGTCTTCAAACACAACGACATGAAACATCTTGAAACACTCGTGCGTCGCGCTATTGTTGAGGGGAAATGGAAGCGGATCGTTGTg GTGGTGGAAGGTGTTTACAGTATGGAGGGGTCCCTTGTTCCCCTACGCGCCTTAGTAGCGTTAAAGAAGCGTTACGGGCTTTATCTGTACCTAGACGAGGCGCACTCGGTTGGCGCTATGGGCCCCCGCGGCCGTGGAGTCACGGACTACAGCGGAGTGGATCCACGAGACATCGATATACTTATGGGGACCTTCACGAAGAGTTTTGGCGCTGCCGGCGGGTATATAGCCGGTTCCCGTCGACTAATCGACAGTGTGCGTGCCCGCGGCCATGGCCACACGTACGCACATTCTATGTCGCCACCTGTAGCCGCGCAGGTGGTGGCCGCCATGCGCGCCATCGCCTCACCAGCTGGTGCGGCACGCGTGGCCGTTCTACGCGATAACACACGCTACTTCCGCGAAAAGTTACGCTCCCTGGGGGTTATAACATTCGGACATATTGACTCTCCCGTTGTGCCAATGTTGGTGTACACATTTAGCAAGATGGCGGCCACAGTCGAGAGGCTGCAAGAGCGCCGTGTCGCTACTGTTGGTGTCGGCTTTCCTGCTACTCCTCTGAATAAGGCGCGCATACG GTTTTGCTTATCAGCTGCGCATAATCGAGCACAGCTAGACGAATGCCTAGCAGCAATAGAAGCCGTTGCGGACGAGATAGGTCTTCGATACTCGCGCAAAGCCTAG
- the LOC123720708 gene encoding reticulon-1 isoform X2, translated as MDGADTFLTGLASGDRAPADAVVPEASMKRDQDSVDDFEHLEGEGKKDDISDSPLHGARNTTQSFLDMERDVFLDTPRAPSVTEKLEHIADKFTDSESDAGESPMHRPVPPKARDPEPAAPIDPTPVLTPATVTIPAPSQEKEEPEPKLISDVAPIINEVKSDFKPMSSPDVLLKPSESKTETISTVVEPKPAPAQPASAPAPVVSVKPKPEAPRGPTAHIIEAEVIFCQMGLVEALVYWRNAARSGAALGAGLVLLVALACCSVVSVFAYCSLLALSAAVAFRIYKNVLQAVQKTNEGHPFKWLLERDVSVSAERAQALAASATAHLNAALHELRRLFLVEDLVDSLKFGVLLWCLTYLGACFNGITLVILGWIALFTLPKAYEMNKAQVDANLELARAKINEITAKVRAAVPLGRKTESDKEK; from the exons ATGGACGGTGCTGACACTTTTTTGACTGGGCTTGCCAGCGGGGACCGAGCGCCCGCGGATGCTGTGGTTCCAGAGGCAAGTATGAAGCGAGATCAGGACTCCGTGGATGATTTTGAGCACCTAGAGGGTGAGGGCAAGAAGGATGATATTAGTGACTCGCCGTTGCATGGCGCACGGAATACAACTCAAAGTTTCCTTGACATGGAAAGAGATGTGTTTCTAGACACACCTCGTGCTCCTTCCGTCACAGAAAAATTGGAACACATCGCTGACAAATTTACAGACAGTGAATCAGATGCCGGCGAGTCACCTATGCACCGCCCAGTTCCACCTAAAGCACGAGATCCCGAACCCGCCGCTCCTATAGACCCAACGCCTGTGCTGACTCCAGCTACTGTGACGATCCCAGCTCCTTCGCAAGAGAAGGAAGAACCTGAGCCGAAATTAATCTCTGACGTTGCCCCCATTATAAACGAAGTGAAGTCTGATTTCAAGCCTATGTCTTCCCCTGACGTTTTACTGAAGCCTTCAGAATCTAAGACTGAAACGATATCAACGGTAGTGGAGCCAAAACCTGCACCAGCGCAGCCAGCTTCCGCACCTGCTCCCGTAGTTTCAGTTAAACCGAAGCCCGAGGCGCCTCGAGGCCCCACTGCACACATCATCGAGGCAGAGGTTATTTTCTGCCAAATGGGACTGG TGGAGGCGCTGGTATACTGGCGCAATGCAGCACGATCGGGTGCAGCACTGGGTGCTGGATTAGTCCTGCTGGTGGCACTGGCCTGTTGCTCCGTGGTGTCCGTATTTGCTTACTGCTCACTGCTGGCACTTTCTGCCGCTGTCGCTTTCcgtatatacaaaaatgttcttCAGGCCGTTCAGAAGACCAATGAAGGACACCCCTTCAA ATGGCTGCTGGAACGGGACGTGAGCGTGAGCGCGGAGCGAGCACAGGCGCTGGCCGCCTCCGCTACGGCACACCTTAACGCCGCCCTGCACGAGCTTCGCAG GTTGTTCCTGGTAGAGGATCTGGTGGACTCTCTGAAGTTTGGAGTTCTGCTGTGGTGCCTCACATACCTCGGGGCATGCTTTAACGGCATCACGCTCGTCATACTCG GCTGGATAGCGCTTTTCACGCTGCCTAAGGCTTATGAGATGAACAAGGCGCAAGTTGACGCTAATCTGGAACTAGCGCGCGCAAAGATCAACGAGATTACCGCTAA gGTCCGCGCAGCTGTACCCTTGGGCAGGAAGACAGAGAGTGACAAGGAAAAGTAG
- the LOC123720708 gene encoding reticulon-1 isoform X1, which translates to MDGADTFLTGLASGDRAPADAVVPEASMKRDQDSVDDFEHLEGEGKKDDISDSPLHGARNTTQSFLDMERDVFLDTPRAPSVTEKLEHIADKFTDSESDAGESPMHRPVPPKARDPEPAAPIDPTPVLTPATVTIPAPSQEKEEPEPKLISDVAPIINEVKSDFKPMSSPDVLLKPSESKTETISTVVEPKPAPAQPASAPAPVVSVKPKPEAPRGPTAHIIEAEVIFCQMGLDAWFDPQRLHPEVEALVYWRNAARSGAALGAGLVLLVALACCSVVSVFAYCSLLALSAAVAFRIYKNVLQAVQKTNEGHPFKWLLERDVSVSAERAQALAASATAHLNAALHELRRLFLVEDLVDSLKFGVLLWCLTYLGACFNGITLVILGWIALFTLPKAYEMNKAQVDANLELARAKINEITAKVRAAVPLGRKTESDKEK; encoded by the exons ATGGACGGTGCTGACACTTTTTTGACTGGGCTTGCCAGCGGGGACCGAGCGCCCGCGGATGCTGTGGTTCCAGAGGCAAGTATGAAGCGAGATCAGGACTCCGTGGATGATTTTGAGCACCTAGAGGGTGAGGGCAAGAAGGATGATATTAGTGACTCGCCGTTGCATGGCGCACGGAATACAACTCAAAGTTTCCTTGACATGGAAAGAGATGTGTTTCTAGACACACCTCGTGCTCCTTCCGTCACAGAAAAATTGGAACACATCGCTGACAAATTTACAGACAGTGAATCAGATGCCGGCGAGTCACCTATGCACCGCCCAGTTCCACCTAAAGCACGAGATCCCGAACCCGCCGCTCCTATAGACCCAACGCCTGTGCTGACTCCAGCTACTGTGACGATCCCAGCTCCTTCGCAAGAGAAGGAAGAACCTGAGCCGAAATTAATCTCTGACGTTGCCCCCATTATAAACGAAGTGAAGTCTGATTTCAAGCCTATGTCTTCCCCTGACGTTTTACTGAAGCCTTCAGAATCTAAGACTGAAACGATATCAACGGTAGTGGAGCCAAAACCTGCACCAGCGCAGCCAGCTTCCGCACCTGCTCCCGTAGTTTCAGTTAAACCGAAGCCCGAGGCGCCTCGAGGCCCCACTGCACACATCATCGAGGCAGAGGTTATTTTCTGCCAAATGGGACTGG ATGCTTGGTTCGACCCGCAGAGACTACACCCTGAAG TGGAGGCGCTGGTATACTGGCGCAATGCAGCACGATCGGGTGCAGCACTGGGTGCTGGATTAGTCCTGCTGGTGGCACTGGCCTGTTGCTCCGTGGTGTCCGTATTTGCTTACTGCTCACTGCTGGCACTTTCTGCCGCTGTCGCTTTCcgtatatacaaaaatgttcttCAGGCCGTTCAGAAGACCAATGAAGGACACCCCTTCAA ATGGCTGCTGGAACGGGACGTGAGCGTGAGCGCGGAGCGAGCACAGGCGCTGGCCGCCTCCGCTACGGCACACCTTAACGCCGCCCTGCACGAGCTTCGCAG GTTGTTCCTGGTAGAGGATCTGGTGGACTCTCTGAAGTTTGGAGTTCTGCTGTGGTGCCTCACATACCTCGGGGCATGCTTTAACGGCATCACGCTCGTCATACTCG GCTGGATAGCGCTTTTCACGCTGCCTAAGGCTTATGAGATGAACAAGGCGCAAGTTGACGCTAATCTGGAACTAGCGCGCGCAAAGATCAACGAGATTACCGCTAA gGTCCGCGCAGCTGTACCCTTGGGCAGGAAGACAGAGAGTGACAAGGAAAAGTAG